CCGGCCAGGGGGGGGCCAGCTGGTGGAGGGCGGGGGGGAGATTCTTGTCCTCGGCgaggggaggtggggagagagagagggagggtaggggGGTGACGGGGGCAGGCAGGGGGATGGGGGCCAGGGACTGTCGGGGTGGTGAGGTGGGCAAGGGGGTGGTGTTGGTGGAGGTGAGCTTGGAGCCCAGCTGGCCCACGCGGAGCTCCAGGGCCTGGTTCTTCTGCAGGGTCTCCACATAGCTGAGCTGCAGCTGGGCCTGGTACTTGAGCACACGCTCCTTCTCGTCCATCCACACGTGGCGCTCCTTCTTGAAAGTGAGGGCCTGCCGCTCGCGCTGCTGCCGCTCGAGACGCAGCTCGCCTTGGAGGCGCTCCAGCTGCCGACGCAGATCCCCCGCTTCCTCCCACTGCTGGTGGGCCTCCTGGCGCTGCTGGTGGATTTCCTGCCGCAATTGAGCCTCTTGAAGCTGGTGGGCCTCCTGGCGCTGGTGGGCCTCCTGGCGCTGGTGGGCCTCCTGGCGCTGAACTTTAGCTTCATCGCTCTGCAAACTCAGTATGGCATCTGGGGGAGGTACAGGGGGTGGAGGCAGGGCTGGGTAGGAGAAGGCAGAGCCCTCAGGTGGGCTGTGTGGGGAGGAAAGCCCCCCTCTGGTCCTGGATGCTTCCCTGCTTCCTCCGCCACCCCTAGCCTCGATAGCCCTATCCCTCGCACTGAGCTCACCTAGAGCCCGCTTCAGCCCCACCACCTCAGCCTCAAACATGCCCAGCTTGTCCCTCAGCAGAGAAACCTGGAGAGACACAGGGAGGGGAGCAGGAGGGTCAATCAGTAGTTaaaggaagaggaagtgagggtTAATTCACttgaagtcctcacaaggatagtataATAAGGAACATTCTGagaagtggggacattttgccggtcctCACAATGGAAAAGgcaattttaggcttaggggttaggtttatggttacaGTTAGGAGTTCGATTTTGTGTTTAAGGGAAAATGGGAATCAATTACTTGGTCCCcaacacacttttttttgttcgcgtgcgtgtgtgtgtgtgtgtgtgtgcgtgcgtgcaagtaTTATTTGTGTCTTTCAAAGTGTATGCGAATGCCTGTATCTGTATGCATGTGACTGACCCAAGAGCGCAAAACGTTTGGTGCACAGAGCAGAACAACTCTACAAATTGTAGCTAGTGTTTCAGGTCTGTCTACCTCGGTCAGCGTCCTCTGCAGCTCCCCTTCGCAGCGCTCCAGCTCCAGGCTCTTGGTGCTGTAAGAGTCCTTGAGGCCCAGCATGGCCTCCTCCCGGTCCCTCAGCTGTGCATTGACCTCCTTCAGCTGGCCCCGCAGGGCCACCATCTCCCCCGCCCGCTGGGTCACCTCCGCCTGGCTCTCCCTCAGCTGCTGCTTCAGCAGGGAGATCTCCCCCGCCTTCTGACACACCTTGAGGGGAGGACGGGGAGGGGGGATGAAAGGTATGAAGATGGTGGAAATAGAgatcaacaagcatttctctgtCTAATGgatatgcatgtacagtataggACAGCTATTGCATATTTGATCATTGGTTTTAGAAAGTACTGCCCTTTTGTCCTTTTTTGGCATGGACATCTAGTAGATGTTATGCTGGGCCCTCACTCATCTCCCTCGTATCCCACacccagccacacacaccacccccttaACCCCAGGTAGTCCCACCCCCCTATCTCACCTCCCACTTGGTCTCCTCCAGGCGGGGCAGAATGTCAGCCTGCTCCTTCCTGTAGTCCAGGCActtcctctccagctcctccttCTGGGCCAGCAGTGCAGCCATCTCCTCCTGTAGGCGCCGCTTATCCAGCGACAGACGGCTGATCTGGGCCTGCAAGGCACTCTGGGAGCGCTGGGCGCGACGCGTCACCTGGGTAGAAATACTTTTAGTAGAATGGACATTCCCCATTCAAATCAACATTCGGCAGTGGGTATACCGGTGGAAACCATATTGTGTGTACCATTTGGAATAAAATTAGAGAGCAGTGATTAAATCATCTCTTTGCACAGAACTTTACTCTGCATCTGTAAACTGCTCCTTTAAGCTCATTATTTGCCTTTTCTCTGTGTTTTTCCATGCAGCCATGGCTAATGCTATTGTGCTATATGATATTGGGTATAGCCTACCACCCCACAATCTGTGAACTGAGGAGCCATTCTATACTtgtaagatacagtatattctgCAATTCTAATATCTATCTATTGTAGTTGTGTGGTCACCTGCTGCAGGCGTGAGGCATAGTTCTGCCGCAGCTCGTCCATCTGGCGCTCCCACACGCGCTGCTTCTCCTCAAACACCTGGACGATGGCCGCCTCGCTCTGGTCCAGGTTACGGCGCATGTGGAGAACCTtgcggaggggaggaggaagggaactcGGGTGTAATTAACATGTATTGTGAGCTGCTCATATTTCCATCCACTGCAGGAGGTGTTGATGGTTATTTCACAAAATGGCTGACATCCATTACCAAGGTAAGTGAATGAGGACCAGTTACTGCCCCACTAGTCTTTCATATTTCTTTGTACTTCTCATATGCAATACCAATGAATGTTGAATATCAATTGATAGCATTTTAGGTGTTCCACTATGTCTCCTTGTATTGCATTATATGAGGGTAACACACTTCACCGACAAACTGCCACCAATGTGTACCACTCCAATATCACATATCGCTACTTCCAAAACCCTCAGTACTTGAATACCTTGCACTACTATTTCAGACCCAAGGCCTAACGTATCTTACCTACTTGACCATCAGCTAATAAGAATACAGTTGTCCACTCAGAGAGTTTCAGGCACACCCAATGGTTTTAACGGTTTATTCTTAAGCCATAGACAGTATTATGTACACAGTAAAATCACTGGTACAGTTACCCATGCCTTCTACAGGTCATGCAAACTCCTCAAATAACAGATGTTTGTGATTACACTCCTCTCCATATGTACTTGGACAGTGACTCTAAAATTGtacatttggctctatactactccagcattttagatttgagatcaaatgttttatatgaggcgacagtacagaatgtcaccttttattcaagggaatttacatacattttacagtttagaaatgaaagcacttgtaTCTAGTACCCCCCATTTGAGGAAGTAATTTggaaaagtatttggacaaattaacTTGAAGTGTATTAaggtagtcaaaagtttagtattttatCCCATATTcgtagcacgcaatgactacatcaagctcgtCACTCGTTGGatacatttgcagtttgttttagtTGTGTTATATTTTGCTCAATTGGAACAGAATGgtgacttgagtcattttctttctaAGTGAAAGATgttttctgaacacttctaattAATCCTGATAATGCCATCAttagaggctacaacaaaacatgctacctCTCAACATTGGGCGATGCCAGCATAGCCCAAAAATATGTTTGgtgtctcagattgttctggcaattctcacatacagctgtaatttctgccaaatatgattctaacatgtattgactcagggggttgaatacttatctaatcaagatatattatagtgttttatatattatataatttttttgcaaatg
This portion of the Salvelinus sp. IW2-2015 linkage group LG4q.1:29, ASM291031v2, whole genome shotgun sequence genome encodes:
- the LOC111961572 gene encoding LOW QUALITY PROTEIN: leucine zipper putative tumor suppressor 3-like (The sequence of the model RefSeq protein was modified relative to this genomic sequence to represent the inferred CDS: deleted 1 base in 1 codon), translated to MLRGLRRTNAALPPSRTLLLTTAGHPNGAERSGGGNSERQVANAVFLNGGGRRDGRDQRDGRDQRDGRDGGREVPRGAVSLDICGNNVLNNDKNSSQQLAQYKEAASAAKLDNHNTPNILPISGKMEQVQSNEGLVRPSAFKPVVPKSFHSMQNLVCPPQTGGVGHSAGGGSGGGGGPSVTGPLRDTDSPGSRGGGTRGGGGGGSRGGGQGSLSDSGRNSLTSLPTYAGSGYGPPPVLGPLSASTSHINHLGATGAPEKLDKPGGISGSGGNSGYQNGLSASDSGRSSSGKSSLSYQRLSHLSDAPAPLRPSPSSDDVIQDLEDRLWEREQEVLHMRRNLDQSEAAIVQVFEEKQRVWERQMDELRQNYASRLQQVTRRAQRSQSALQAQISRLSLDKRRLQEEMAALLAQKEELERKCLDYRKEQADILPRLEETKWEVCQKAGEISLLKQQLRESQAEVTQRAGEMVALRGQLKEVNAQLRDREEAMLGLKDSYSTKSLELERCEGELQRTLTEVSLLRDKLGMFEAEVVGLKRALGELSARDRAIEARGGGGSREASRTRGGLSSPHSPPEGSAFSYPALPPPPVPPPDAILSLQSDEAKVQRQEAHQRQEAHQRQEAHQLQEAQLRQEIHQQRQEAHQQWEEAGDLRRQLERLQGELRLERQQRERQALTFKKERHVWMDEKERVLKYQAQLQLSYVETLQKNQALELRVGQLGSKLTSTNTTPLPTSPPRQSLAPIPLPAPVTPLPSLSLSPPPLAEDKNLPPALHQLAPPWPVPTRLERIESTEI